A window of the Penaeus monodon isolate SGIC_2016 chromosome 11, NSTDA_Pmon_1, whole genome shotgun sequence genome harbors these coding sequences:
- the LOC119578680 gene encoding probable pyruvate dehydrogenase E1 component subunit alpha, mitochondrial isoform X3, with protein MLSKFIRSVVQQGHANQVSKATKIAQTCEEMAKRALAPFMTSSVRNSGTATEATFETRPYKLHKLETPPNSSTSCTRDEALTYYTQMQMIRRMESAASNLYKEKAIRGFCHLYSGQEAICVGIKGALRAQDSVITAYRDHGWAYVMGCSVTSIMAELTGRTQGMARGKGGSMHMYAKNFYGGNGIVGAQVPVGAGVALANKYLENNGINVSLYGDGAANQGQLFEAYNIAKLMNLPAVFICENNGYGMGTSVDRASASTNYYTRGDYVPGIWIDGMDVLSVKEAISYCIEHCTSGKGPLVLEVATYRYHGHSMSDPGTSYRTRDEIQEVRQTRDPIMLFKERILSADLVTADELKKIDGEVRKEVDEAVKIAKTDKEIAVQELAADVYSNPLEITIRGTTPYDPYTHQRLSKIINPH; from the exons ATGCTGTCCAAATTCATCAGGTCCGTCGTGCAACAGGGCCATGCAAACCAG GTCAGCAAAGCCACCAAGATCGCCCAAACATGCGAAGAAATGGCCAAG AGAGCCCTGGCACCTTTCATGACCTCCTCAGTAAGGAACAGTGGAACAGCAACGGAAGCAACGTTTGAGACGAGACCCTACAAATTGCACAAACTAGAGACGCCCCCAAACAGCTCAACGTCATGCACTCGCGACGAAGCCCTTACCTATTATACTCAGATGCAGATGATCAGGAGGATGGAAAGTGCTGCTAGTAACCTCTACAAGGAAAag GCTATTCGGGGATTTTGCCATTTGTACAGCGGCCAAGAGGCTATTTGCGTTGGTATCAAGGGAGCTCTGAGGGCGCAAGATTCGGTTATCACTGCCTACCGTGACCACGGATGGGCGTACGTCATGGGCTGCAGCGTGACAA GTATCATGGCAGAATTGACTGGAAGGACGCAAGGCATGGCCAGAGGCAAAGGAGGCTCCATGCACATGTATGCTAAGAACTTCTACGGTGGTAATGGTATTGTCGGTGCCCAGGTACCCGTAGGTGCTGGTGTTGCCCTCGCTAACAAGTACTTGGAGAACAATGGTATCAATGTTAGTCTCTATGGTGATGGAGCCGCCAATCAG GGCCAGCTTTTCGAAGCATATAACATTGCCAAGCTGATGAATTTGCCGGCTGTATTTATTTGTGAGAACAATGGTTACGGCATGGGTACTAGTGTCGACCGAGCCTCGGCCTCCACCAACTACTACACGCGTGGCGATTACGTCCCTGGAATATGG atTGATGGTATGGATGTACTGAGTGTAAAGGAGGCTATCAGTTACTGTATCGAGCACTGTACTTCTGGAAAGGGACCTTTAGTACTGGAGGTGGCAACCTACCGCTACCACGGTCACTCCATGTCTGACCCCGGTACATCTTATCGCACACGTGATGAAATCCAGGAAGTCCGTCAGACCAGAGACCCAATCATGCTTTTTAAGGAACGCATTCTCTCCGCAGATTTGGTCACAGCTGACGAGCTTAAG AAAATCGACGGTGAAGTGCGCAAGGAAGTTGATGAGGCCGTCAAGATCGCAAAGACAGACAAGGAAATCGCTGTTCAGGAATTGGCTGCTGATGTATATTCTAACCCTCTGGAGATTACCATTCGGGGCACCACTCCCTATGATCCATACACACACCAGCGCCTCAGCAAAATTATTAACCCACATTGA
- the LOC119578680 gene encoding probable pyruvate dehydrogenase E1 component subunit alpha, mitochondrial isoform X2: MLSKFIRSVVQQGHANQYSAWSGARNTASLMWTDFWELSMRALAPFMTSSVRNSGTATEATFETRPYKLHKLETPPNSSTSCTRDEALTYYTQMQMIRRMESAASNLYKEKAIRGFCHLYSGQEAICVGIKGALRAQDSVITAYRDHGWAYVMGCSVTSIMAELTGRTQGMARGKGGSMHMYAKNFYGGNGIVGAQVPVGAGVALANKYLENNGINVSLYGDGAANQGQLFEAYNIAKLMNLPAVFICENNGYGMGTSVDRASASTNYYTRGDYVPGIWIDGMDVLSVKEAISYCIEHCTSGKGPLVLEVATYRYHGHSMSDPGTSYRTRDEIQEVRQTRDPIMLFKERILSADLVTADELKKIDGEVRKEVDEAVKIAKTDKEIAVQELAADVYSNPLEITIRGTTPYDPYTHQRLSKIINPH, translated from the exons ATGCTGTCCAAATTCATCAGGTCCGTCGTGCAACAGGGCCATGCAAACCAG TACAGCGCATGGTCAGGTGCCCGAAATACAGCCTCTTTGATGTGGACAGACTTCTGGGAACTCTCAATG AGAGCCCTGGCACCTTTCATGACCTCCTCAGTAAGGAACAGTGGAACAGCAACGGAAGCAACGTTTGAGACGAGACCCTACAAATTGCACAAACTAGAGACGCCCCCAAACAGCTCAACGTCATGCACTCGCGACGAAGCCCTTACCTATTATACTCAGATGCAGATGATCAGGAGGATGGAAAGTGCTGCTAGTAACCTCTACAAGGAAAag GCTATTCGGGGATTTTGCCATTTGTACAGCGGCCAAGAGGCTATTTGCGTTGGTATCAAGGGAGCTCTGAGGGCGCAAGATTCGGTTATCACTGCCTACCGTGACCACGGATGGGCGTACGTCATGGGCTGCAGCGTGACAA GTATCATGGCAGAATTGACTGGAAGGACGCAAGGCATGGCCAGAGGCAAAGGAGGCTCCATGCACATGTATGCTAAGAACTTCTACGGTGGTAATGGTATTGTCGGTGCCCAGGTACCCGTAGGTGCTGGTGTTGCCCTCGCTAACAAGTACTTGGAGAACAATGGTATCAATGTTAGTCTCTATGGTGATGGAGCCGCCAATCAG GGCCAGCTTTTCGAAGCATATAACATTGCCAAGCTGATGAATTTGCCGGCTGTATTTATTTGTGAGAACAATGGTTACGGCATGGGTACTAGTGTCGACCGAGCCTCGGCCTCCACCAACTACTACACGCGTGGCGATTACGTCCCTGGAATATGG atTGATGGTATGGATGTACTGAGTGTAAAGGAGGCTATCAGTTACTGTATCGAGCACTGTACTTCTGGAAAGGGACCTTTAGTACTGGAGGTGGCAACCTACCGCTACCACGGTCACTCCATGTCTGACCCCGGTACATCTTATCGCACACGTGATGAAATCCAGGAAGTCCGTCAGACCAGAGACCCAATCATGCTTTTTAAGGAACGCATTCTCTCCGCAGATTTGGTCACAGCTGACGAGCTTAAG AAAATCGACGGTGAAGTGCGCAAGGAAGTTGATGAGGCCGTCAAGATCGCAAAGACAGACAAGGAAATCGCTGTTCAGGAATTGGCTGCTGATGTATATTCTAACCCTCTGGAGATTACCATTCGGGGCACCACTCCCTATGATCCATACACACACCAGCGCCTCAGCAAAATTATTAACCCACATTGA
- the LOC119578680 gene encoding probable pyruvate dehydrogenase E1 component subunit alpha, mitochondrial isoform X4 has translation MLSKFIRSVVQQGHANQRALAPFMTSSVRNSGTATEATFETRPYKLHKLETPPNSSTSCTRDEALTYYTQMQMIRRMESAASNLYKEKAIRGFCHLYSGQEAICVGIKGALRAQDSVITAYRDHGWAYVMGCSVTSIMAELTGRTQGMARGKGGSMHMYAKNFYGGNGIVGAQVPVGAGVALANKYLENNGINVSLYGDGAANQGQLFEAYNIAKLMNLPAVFICENNGYGMGTSVDRASASTNYYTRGDYVPGIWIDGMDVLSVKEAISYCIEHCTSGKGPLVLEVATYRYHGHSMSDPGTSYRTRDEIQEVRQTRDPIMLFKERILSADLVTADELKKIDGEVRKEVDEAVKIAKTDKEIAVQELAADVYSNPLEITIRGTTPYDPYTHQRLSKIINPH, from the exons ATGCTGTCCAAATTCATCAGGTCCGTCGTGCAACAGGGCCATGCAAACCAG AGAGCCCTGGCACCTTTCATGACCTCCTCAGTAAGGAACAGTGGAACAGCAACGGAAGCAACGTTTGAGACGAGACCCTACAAATTGCACAAACTAGAGACGCCCCCAAACAGCTCAACGTCATGCACTCGCGACGAAGCCCTTACCTATTATACTCAGATGCAGATGATCAGGAGGATGGAAAGTGCTGCTAGTAACCTCTACAAGGAAAag GCTATTCGGGGATTTTGCCATTTGTACAGCGGCCAAGAGGCTATTTGCGTTGGTATCAAGGGAGCTCTGAGGGCGCAAGATTCGGTTATCACTGCCTACCGTGACCACGGATGGGCGTACGTCATGGGCTGCAGCGTGACAA GTATCATGGCAGAATTGACTGGAAGGACGCAAGGCATGGCCAGAGGCAAAGGAGGCTCCATGCACATGTATGCTAAGAACTTCTACGGTGGTAATGGTATTGTCGGTGCCCAGGTACCCGTAGGTGCTGGTGTTGCCCTCGCTAACAAGTACTTGGAGAACAATGGTATCAATGTTAGTCTCTATGGTGATGGAGCCGCCAATCAG GGCCAGCTTTTCGAAGCATATAACATTGCCAAGCTGATGAATTTGCCGGCTGTATTTATTTGTGAGAACAATGGTTACGGCATGGGTACTAGTGTCGACCGAGCCTCGGCCTCCACCAACTACTACACGCGTGGCGATTACGTCCCTGGAATATGG atTGATGGTATGGATGTACTGAGTGTAAAGGAGGCTATCAGTTACTGTATCGAGCACTGTACTTCTGGAAAGGGACCTTTAGTACTGGAGGTGGCAACCTACCGCTACCACGGTCACTCCATGTCTGACCCCGGTACATCTTATCGCACACGTGATGAAATCCAGGAAGTCCGTCAGACCAGAGACCCAATCATGCTTTTTAAGGAACGCATTCTCTCCGCAGATTTGGTCACAGCTGACGAGCTTAAG AAAATCGACGGTGAAGTGCGCAAGGAAGTTGATGAGGCCGTCAAGATCGCAAAGACAGACAAGGAAATCGCTGTTCAGGAATTGGCTGCTGATGTATATTCTAACCCTCTGGAGATTACCATTCGGGGCACCACTCCCTATGATCCATACACACACCAGCGCCTCAGCAAAATTATTAACCCACATTGA
- the LOC119578680 gene encoding probable pyruvate dehydrogenase E1 component subunit alpha, mitochondrial isoform X1, with protein sequence MLSKFIRSVVQQGHANQYSAWSGARNTASLMWTDFWELSMVSKATKIAQTCEEMAKRALAPFMTSSVRNSGTATEATFETRPYKLHKLETPPNSSTSCTRDEALTYYTQMQMIRRMESAASNLYKEKAIRGFCHLYSGQEAICVGIKGALRAQDSVITAYRDHGWAYVMGCSVTSIMAELTGRTQGMARGKGGSMHMYAKNFYGGNGIVGAQVPVGAGVALANKYLENNGINVSLYGDGAANQGQLFEAYNIAKLMNLPAVFICENNGYGMGTSVDRASASTNYYTRGDYVPGIWIDGMDVLSVKEAISYCIEHCTSGKGPLVLEVATYRYHGHSMSDPGTSYRTRDEIQEVRQTRDPIMLFKERILSADLVTADELKKIDGEVRKEVDEAVKIAKTDKEIAVQELAADVYSNPLEITIRGTTPYDPYTHQRLSKIINPH encoded by the exons ATGCTGTCCAAATTCATCAGGTCCGTCGTGCAACAGGGCCATGCAAACCAG TACAGCGCATGGTCAGGTGCCCGAAATACAGCCTCTTTGATGTGGACAGACTTCTGGGAACTCTCAATG GTCAGCAAAGCCACCAAGATCGCCCAAACATGCGAAGAAATGGCCAAG AGAGCCCTGGCACCTTTCATGACCTCCTCAGTAAGGAACAGTGGAACAGCAACGGAAGCAACGTTTGAGACGAGACCCTACAAATTGCACAAACTAGAGACGCCCCCAAACAGCTCAACGTCATGCACTCGCGACGAAGCCCTTACCTATTATACTCAGATGCAGATGATCAGGAGGATGGAAAGTGCTGCTAGTAACCTCTACAAGGAAAag GCTATTCGGGGATTTTGCCATTTGTACAGCGGCCAAGAGGCTATTTGCGTTGGTATCAAGGGAGCTCTGAGGGCGCAAGATTCGGTTATCACTGCCTACCGTGACCACGGATGGGCGTACGTCATGGGCTGCAGCGTGACAA GTATCATGGCAGAATTGACTGGAAGGACGCAAGGCATGGCCAGAGGCAAAGGAGGCTCCATGCACATGTATGCTAAGAACTTCTACGGTGGTAATGGTATTGTCGGTGCCCAGGTACCCGTAGGTGCTGGTGTTGCCCTCGCTAACAAGTACTTGGAGAACAATGGTATCAATGTTAGTCTCTATGGTGATGGAGCCGCCAATCAG GGCCAGCTTTTCGAAGCATATAACATTGCCAAGCTGATGAATTTGCCGGCTGTATTTATTTGTGAGAACAATGGTTACGGCATGGGTACTAGTGTCGACCGAGCCTCGGCCTCCACCAACTACTACACGCGTGGCGATTACGTCCCTGGAATATGG atTGATGGTATGGATGTACTGAGTGTAAAGGAGGCTATCAGTTACTGTATCGAGCACTGTACTTCTGGAAAGGGACCTTTAGTACTGGAGGTGGCAACCTACCGCTACCACGGTCACTCCATGTCTGACCCCGGTACATCTTATCGCACACGTGATGAAATCCAGGAAGTCCGTCAGACCAGAGACCCAATCATGCTTTTTAAGGAACGCATTCTCTCCGCAGATTTGGTCACAGCTGACGAGCTTAAG AAAATCGACGGTGAAGTGCGCAAGGAAGTTGATGAGGCCGTCAAGATCGCAAAGACAGACAAGGAAATCGCTGTTCAGGAATTGGCTGCTGATGTATATTCTAACCCTCTGGAGATTACCATTCGGGGCACCACTCCCTATGATCCATACACACACCAGCGCCTCAGCAAAATTATTAACCCACATTGA